In the genome of Hallerella porci, one region contains:
- a CDS encoding ABC transporter permease, translating to MDSFTTVQLPREITPKDIGTIQKSCARILARGDLRLDGSAVASLDFFGKTLLADIAIAAESSGRKCVLRGFSSELREELSKLTINHVPKKDETLKMGFVEKLGDFGFFILKGFRDFSYLLSECLYWTLFKPFDKNRIPFHGTALQMLRLGADASGIVFLLVFLIAFSLAFQSSNMLNAVGGGSFLAGGLGFLMFAEIGPLLSSIILAGRSGSSITAEISSMTVAEEIKALKTMGIQPIQFLVLPRFKALSVTVPILSFCSSIFGCLSGLIVADLVCQISPYNYILSLKDGIDVILIFKSMIKSVVFGWIIALVAAQKGLNVRGGADAVGRATTSCVVTSISGIIIADAIFSFIYY from the coding sequence TCATTTACCACAGTCCAGCTTCCGAGGGAAATTACACCCAAGGACATCGGCACAATTCAAAAGAGCTGCGCCCGCATTCTTGCGCGCGGTGATTTGCGCTTAGACGGTTCTGCGGTCGCATCGCTGGATTTTTTTGGAAAAACTCTTCTCGCTGACATTGCAATCGCTGCAGAATCGAGCGGGAGAAAATGCGTTCTCCGCGGATTTTCGTCCGAATTACGCGAAGAACTTTCCAAATTAACCATCAATCATGTGCCGAAAAAAGATGAAACTCTCAAAATGGGATTCGTCGAAAAGCTCGGCGATTTCGGATTTTTTATTTTAAAAGGTTTCCGCGATTTCAGTTATCTTTTGAGCGAATGCCTTTATTGGACTCTCTTTAAGCCGTTTGATAAAAACCGCATTCCTTTTCACGGAACTGCATTGCAAATGTTACGGCTCGGCGCGGACGCGAGCGGAATCGTTTTCTTGCTCGTTTTTCTCATCGCTTTTTCGCTCGCCTTTCAAAGTTCCAATATGTTGAACGCAGTTGGCGGCGGTTCTTTCCTCGCGGGCGGTCTCGGCTTTTTGATGTTTGCAGAAATCGGTCCGCTTTTAAGTTCGATTATTTTGGCGGGACGTTCCGGCAGTTCGATTACCGCAGAAATTTCGAGCATGACTGTCGCCGAAGAAATCAAAGCGCTCAAAACGATGGGCATTCAACCGATTCAATTTTTGGTACTTCCCCGCTTCAAAGCGTTGAGCGTCACCGTTCCGATTCTTTCTTTTTGCTCGTCGATTTTCGGATGCCTTTCCGGTTTAATCGTTGCAGATTTAGTCTGCCAAATTTCACCATATAATTATATTCTTTCGTTAAAAGACGGCATTGATGTCATCTTGATTTTTAAAAGCATGATTAAATCCGTCGTCTTCGGCTGGATTATCGCACTCGTCGCTGCGCAAAAAGGTTTAAATGTCCGCGGCGGTGCCGATGCCGTCGGACGCGCGACAACTTCTTGCG